Proteins from one Salinispora arenicola genomic window:
- the hemL gene encoding glutamate-1-semialdehyde 2,1-aminomutase, with translation MTDVLPAGPGRYPAAAPASEALFARARALVPGGVNSPVRAFRAVGGTPRFMVRGEGPWLYDADGRRYVDLVCSWGPMILGHAHPAVVEALHSAAALGTSFGAPTPGEVELAAEIVDRTPVEQVRLVSSGTEATMSAIRLARGCTGRARIIKFAGCYHGHSDALLAAAGSGVATFGLPDSPGVTDAAAGDTIVLPYNDIQAVEAAFAAEGPQIAAIITEAAAGNMGVVAPRDDFNQRLAAIAHANGALLIVDEVMTGFRVSRAGWHGLDACPADLWTYGKVMGGGLPAAAFGGRAEIMAQLAPAGPVYQAGTLSGNPLACAAGLTTLRLADDALYRRLDDTAAVVGRLAGDALAAAGVPHRLSYAGNMFSIFFTDADVVDYASARTQQVPAFTAFFHAMLEAGVYLPPSAFESWFVSAAIDDTALEQIAAALPAAAAAAAAGHGG, from the coding sequence CCGCTACCCGGCCGCCGCGCCGGCCTCCGAGGCCCTGTTCGCCCGCGCCCGCGCCCTCGTGCCCGGCGGGGTCAACTCCCCTGTCCGCGCGTTCCGTGCCGTCGGCGGCACCCCGCGCTTCATGGTCCGAGGGGAGGGTCCATGGCTGTACGACGCCGACGGACGGCGCTACGTCGACCTGGTCTGCTCGTGGGGCCCCATGATCCTGGGGCACGCCCACCCCGCGGTGGTGGAGGCGCTGCACTCGGCCGCCGCGCTCGGCACCAGCTTCGGCGCCCCCACCCCGGGTGAGGTGGAGTTGGCCGCGGAGATCGTCGACCGCACGCCCGTCGAGCAGGTACGTCTGGTCAGCTCGGGCACCGAGGCCACCATGTCGGCGATCCGGCTGGCCCGGGGCTGCACCGGCCGCGCCCGGATCATCAAGTTCGCCGGCTGCTACCACGGGCACTCGGACGCGCTGCTCGCCGCCGCCGGCTCCGGCGTCGCCACCTTCGGCCTGCCCGACTCGCCGGGTGTGACCGACGCGGCCGCCGGGGACACGATCGTGCTGCCGTACAACGATATTCAGGCAGTCGAGGCGGCGTTCGCCGCCGAGGGGCCACAGATCGCCGCGATCATCACCGAGGCCGCCGCCGGCAACATGGGTGTGGTGGCTCCTCGCGACGACTTCAACCAGCGACTCGCCGCCATCGCCCACGCCAACGGTGCACTGCTGATCGTTGATGAGGTCATGACCGGCTTCCGGGTCTCCCGAGCCGGGTGGCACGGCCTGGACGCCTGCCCGGCCGACCTGTGGACCTATGGCAAGGTCATGGGTGGTGGCCTGCCCGCCGCCGCCTTCGGTGGCCGAGCGGAGATCATGGCACAACTGGCCCCCGCCGGTCCCGTCTACCAGGCCGGCACCCTCTCCGGTAACCCCCTCGCCTGCGCCGCCGGGCTCACCACACTGCGGCTCGCCGACGACGCCCTCTACCGCAGGCTGGACGACACGGCCGCCGTCGTGGGCCGGCTCGCCGGTGACGCCCTCGCCGCCGCCGGGGTGCCGCACCGGTTGTCGTACGCGGGCAACATGTTCTCGATCTTCTTCACCGACGCCGACGTGGTCGACTACGCGAGCGCACGTACCCAGCAGGTGCCCGCGTTCACGGCGTTCTTCCACGCCATGCTCGAGGCCGGCGTCTACCTGCCGCCGAGCGCTTTCGAGTCGTGGTTCGTCTCAGCGGCG